The Rhodococcus antarcticus DNA segment GGGGTCCAACCCGGTCGACGCGCCGGCGCCGGCGGCGGGGCGAAGGTCCCCACCGGTCGGGGTCGAGGGTCGCCCGCTCAGTCCGGGTGGGGGCCGCTCCGGACGAGCGAGGCCAGCAGGGCCCGGCCACCGCGAGATCGACGTCCAGGACGACGTCGGCGGGCGGGACCCCCAGGGCCACCGCGAGGTCGGCGGCGAGGTCCACCAGGGCACCTGGCACCCCTGCGAGCAGCACCACCGAACCCTGGGCGCCCAAGGGGATCCGTACGGCTGTCCGCACCTGGTCCTGGGCCGTGCCGTCCTCGACCAGCACGGCCGTGAACGAGTCCTCCGGGGTGGACACCGTGGCGCTGACCCCCAGGAACGACTCGACCGCCACCGCCGCGGCGTCGGCCAGCCCACCGAGGAGCTCGTCGAGGCCGCTCTCGGCGGGCTCACCGCCCTCGGCGAGCCGGAGGAGGTCGGCGGCGAGCGCCGGGGGGATGTTCACGGGTGCCTCAGGGCGTCCCGATCGCCGGGTCGTGGATCCTGGTGCCGCACACGGCGGGGCGCGGAGGCAGGTACGGGGTCGGGTCCCGCTCGCCTGCGCCGCTGTGGAGGACGCTACGCACCGGCGGGTTCGCACGGGTGGGCCAGAGGTCCCGTTTCGTCCCCTGTCGTCAGGCCCGGGCGTGTCGCGCCCGGGCCCGCCGCACGGCGTCGTCGACCAGGCGCTGCGCCACGACGGCCAGCTTGCGGTTCTCCCGCTGGCTCAGCGTGGTCAGCGTGACGAACGCCTCGTCCGCACCCGCCCCGCTCCGACTCATCAGGATCCCCAGGGCCTGGTCGATCACCGCGCGGGTGCCCAGGGCCCGCTGCAGCTGCCCGGCCAGCTCCAGCGCCTGCGCCAGCACGGTCGCGTTCTGCACGGAGACGGCGGCCGGGACGGCGAACAGCTCGCCGAGCTCCACCGCCCGGTCGTCGAAGGCGTGCTCGGCGTGGGCGTAGACGTTCATGGCACCCAGGATGCCCAGCGGCGTCACCAGGGGCAGCGACAGCGCGGAGTGCACACCCATCTTCCGCACGCGCGCCCCGAACCGCGGCCAGGTGGCGTCGGTGCCCAGCGCCCCGGAGCGCACCGTGACGCCCTCCGCGGCCGCGGTGATGCAGGGGCCTTCGCCGATGCCGTACTGCACCGCGTCGACCTCCCGGACGAAGTCGGCGCTCGCGACGATGGTGTCGGCCCGACCCCGCTGCATCAGCGTGACCCCCGCTCCGTCGGCCCCCGGGATGGCGGCCACGGCGAACTCCGCGACGTGCGTCAGCATCGCCGACAGCGTCATCTCCCCGGTCGCCAGGCTCGCGAGCCCGGCCAGGCTCACCCGGAGGTCGGCGTCCTCCTCCGCGGTCGCATCCAGCGCCTCGTCCTGCCCTGATCCCTCGTCCATGATCGTCATCCCCACCGTTGTCGATCACGACCCCTACGAAGGATAGTAGGCGCGTGGCGCGTGCGGGTGATCACCGTCGACGTCGCGGCACGGTCACGCCGTCCCCCGTGCTCGCCCGGCCGCGAGACGGGTGGGCAGGACCGACCCGACCAGGAGCAGCGCGATCTCCAGCCCCGCTGCCCCGGACCCAGGCGCTGCCCCCACCGGGGGACCGGGGACGCTCACCCAGGGTCGACGGCACTGCGCGGGACCACGACGGTCACCGGGTGCGGCGGTGGGACCACGGCGACCGGACACGGCGGATGACCGACCACGGCGAGGCTGACCGACCCCAGCAGGCGGCTGTGGTGCCGGGCGCCGAGCACGAGCAGAGACGCGCCGCGGGCCACTGAGTGCAGGGTGCGCGCGTCGACCCCCTCCACCACCTCGGCGGTGATGACGACGACGGGTTCACCCGCGGCAGCCCGCTCGGCCAGCACCAGCTCCACCGACGCCTGCAGGGCCGCGAGGATGTGCCGGGCCGGCTCGCCGTCGGGCAGGCGCACCCCGGCGTAGCCCCAGGTGGTCGCGGAGATGCCCCAGCTGGCCGGGTGGTGCCACACGTGCACCGCGAGGACGTCGCCGCCGCGGTGCGCGGCCTCCACCGCGGCGAAGCGGAGGGCCGCCAGACCGGCAGGGTCCCCGTCCACCCCCACCACCACCCGCCGACCGAGCTCGACGGGCGCGGGGAACCGGGGGCTGTGCACGAGCTCGGGCACCCGCGTGCTCACGGCTCCCACGTCTCCACCGGCAGGCCCCGCGCACCCCTCGGGACCGGAAACCCCTCCCGCGCGACGCCTTCCGGCCACCAGGGCGTCACGGCGCGCACGGGATCGGACCGCTCGAGCAGCAGCCGCTCCAGCGCCAGCACCAGCACGTGCGACATGCTGACGTCCTCGTCGACGCACAGCTGTTCCAGGCGGGCCCGGTGCTCGCGGTCGAGCAGGACCGTCACCGGCGTCGGTGGGCGACCGGGCACCGGGCCGAAGGCGGCGTCCGCCGCCTCGTCCAGGCCCTGGCTCCGCAGCCACTCCTCGGCGAGCGCCGGCGACACCCAGCGCCACCGGTCGGCGTCCAGACCGCTCGAACCCGCTCCCCCGCTGTCCAGGCCCACCACGTGCTCACCGGAGCCCGTGCGCCACAGCGACTCCCGCCAGGGCGTCGCCGTGGCCCGGCTCGTCCGGAGCCCGCCAGCGCAGTCGAGCACGTCCGGGGAGACCAGCACCGCGGTGTCGAGGTCAAAACCCGCGGGACCCGTCGCGGAGCAGGGCGTCCAGCTCGTCATCGGATGTCGCCGCCGAGCCTGGTGACCGGGGTGCTCACAGCTCGAACACCGCCACGGTCTCGGCCGGTCGACACGGCCGACCTTGATCGAGGGGGACGCGGAAGGCGGTGACGGTGGCTCTCATGGGCACCAGTGGACGCCGGGCGCGCCCGCCGCAGCAGGGCCGGAGGTCCCCCCGGGGCGGGCCCTCGGGCTCTGGGTCGGGCGGGCCCCGGCCGCGACGCTGGGTGCACAGCCCCCGAGCGCAGGAGACCCGCATGAGCACCCAGCCCACCCCCGCCAACGAGCCGGGCCGCGTCGTCGTGGGGGTGGACGGCTCACCCTCCTCGCTGGCGGCGCTGCGCTGGGCCGCCCGGGTCGGCGGGGCGCTCGGACTCGAGCTCGACGCCGTCACGTCCTGGGAGTTCCCGGCGAGCTACGGGATGGCCGGCGGGATCGGTGGCTGGGACCCCGAGGTGGACGCCGGAGCCATCCTCGCGAGCGCCGTGGACACCGCCTTCGGCGGTCCGGGCCCGGCGGGTCTGCGCACCCACGTCCGCCGCGGCCGTCCCGCGCCCGTGCTCATAGCGGCCAGCCACCACGCCGAGCTGCTCGTGGTCGGCAGCCGCGGTCACGGTGGGTTCGCGGGCCTGCTGCTGGGCTCGGTCAGCGCGCAGTGCGCCGAGCACTCCGCGTGCCCGGTGGTCGTGGTGCACGGGGACGAGACCGACGCGGCGGGACCGGCGCCGCGGTGACCTTCGCCCCTACCGTGAGCCCTCACGACCGGTGGACGATCGGAGGTGACCGAGCACGACGGTCCGTGCGCGCGGTGGGGGTTCAGCAGCGAGCCGTCCGCCGCGCCGTGCGTCACGGCGTCCTGCCCGACGGACGGACCGACGAGCAGAGGAGCACGCCGTGATCGACGAGCTGATCGACCGCAACACCCTGCACGCCGCCCTCGAGCTGGCATGCCGCGCACCGTCGGTGCACAACACCCAACCCTGGACCTGGGAGCTGACCGACCACAGCATCTCCCTGCACGCCGACCTGCACCGCTGGCTGCCGGCCACCGATCCCGACGGGCGCGACCTCGTGGTCAGCTGCGGAGCAGCGCTGCACCACCTCGTGGTCGCCCTCGCCTCGGTCGGGGTGCGCGCCTCGGTGCACCGGCTGCCGAACCCCGACGAGCCCGACCACCTCGCGTCGGTGGAGCTGCGCCACGGCCGCGGCACCGACGAGGAAGTGGTGCGGGGTGCCGATGTGGGCCGGCGGTGCAGCGACCGCCGTCCGTTCCGCGCGTGGCCGGTGCCGGCGGAGACGCTGGCCGCGCTGCGGGAGGCCGCCGAGAACCAGGGGGCTCTGGTCCGCGTGCTGGGACGCACCGGGGACCGGACGCGGATGCTGGCCGATGCCCGCGCCGCCGACGTCGCCCAGGCCGCCACCCCCGGCTACGAGGGCGAGCTGGCGCTGTGGAGCGGTCGGACCGCGGACTCAGAGGGCGTGCCCGCGGCCAACCTCACCGGGACGTCGGGGCACCCCCACGGGGTCGGTCGTCGGTTCGCGGCAGGAACCCTGCAGGACACCGAGCACGACGTCGACGGGGCAGAGCTGCTGGTCATCGGCACCAGCTCCGACGACCGCCTCGCCCAGCTCCGGGCGGGCGAGGCCCTGAGCGCCGTCCTGCTCGCCGCCACCCACGCCGGCCTCGCCTCCTGCCCCCTCAGCCAGGTGCTCGAGGTCCCGACGACCCGACGAGCGCTGCGCGACGGTGTCCTCGGCGGCAGCGTCGAACCGCAGGTGGTCGTCCGGGTGGGCTGGGCCAGCAGCGGTCCGGAGCTCCCGACCACCCCCCGCCGGCCCCTCCACGAGGTGCTGACCACGGTCTGAGCCGCGCTCCCCGGACGTCACGGCCGTCGGGGGGCTCCTTCCTCGCGGCGGGTGGGCTCTCGGTCCGAGCTTCGTGGTCCCGTGCAGGGTCGCCAGGCGCCGGGTGAGCTCACCTCGTCGATCTCGCCGCGGGCCAGCCGCTCGGCGAGCACCTGCTGCGCGGAGCGGTTGGGCGGGGACCGGTGCCCCGGTGCGGCTGCCGCAGGAGCATGGTGATCCCGGCGATCACCGGCGCCCAGCCGACGTCGTGCTCAACGACGCCGACGTCACGTTCCTGACCGACACGGACCCGCACCACGCGCAGGCCGTGGACGTGTCCGGGACACCGACGTGAAGGCCCTCGCCACGTCCGTCGTCGCCGCCCAGAACGCGGAGGTCGCGACGATGAACCGCCTGCTCGCCCAGCTCTGAGCCGCCGCGCGGGAACGCGCCCCGTCTCAGCCCCACCAGCCGCTGCACGCCTCCCCCACACCGAGCAGGGGCCTGGCCGTCACCCGGCGCCCGGTGACGTCCTCGGCGCACACGGCCAGCACCTGGTTCTTCAGTCCCGGAGCCCAGGGGTGGGGCGCGGCGCCGTCCGCGGACTCCACCACGGGATCGAGCAGCCGAGCCGTCCCCGTCACGGTCACCGACCACCCCGTGCGGTTGACCTCGTCCATCGCGCTGACACCGATGGTCATCACCAGTCCGTTCTCGGCCGCCAGCACCGCCTCACCAGGACCCGTGCGCACCAGCACGTCCTCGCCGTGCAGCGCCACGTTGACCAGCGTCATCCGCGGTCGCAGCGGTGTGCTGAACACCAACCACCCCGTCGGCGCGCCGGCGAGCATGCGCAGGCACTCCGCCCTCGTCAGGACCTCGAGGCCTGGCACCGTCTCGGTCGTCATCGTCTCTCCTCCTCAGAACTTCCCGAGCTCCGCGAGCCGGATCGGCTCGTGGAGGTGCCCGTTGTCGTGCGTCCCTGTCTCCGGCACCACCGGTGCGGCCGGGGTCACCGGGAGCGCAGCCACCGCGGCCGCCGTCTCGTGGGTCAGGAAGGTGCCGAGCTCGGCGATGGTGCTCATCAGCGGGGCGGGGAACACGACGGTGGTGTTCTTGTCGACGCCGATCTCGACCAGGGACTGCAGGGTGCGCAGCTGCAGGGCCAGCGGGTGGGCCGCCATGATGTCGGAGGCGTCGCCCAGGGCCGCGGCGGCGAGGTGCTCGCCCTCGGCGCTGATGATCTTGGCGCGCTTCTCCCGCTCGGCCTCGGCCTGGCGCGCCATGGCGCGCTTCATGCTGTCGGGCAGCTGGATGTCCTTGAGCTCCACCAAGGTCACCTCGACGCCCCACTCGACGGTGGCGACGTCGAGGATCTGCCGGATGTCGGTGTTGATGCGGTCGGTCTCGGACAGGGTCTCGTCCAGGGTGTGCTGGCCGACGACCTTGCGCAGCGTGGTCTGGGCGATCTGGTCGATGGCGGAGTAGACGTTCTCGATGGCGACCACGGACTTCACGGCGTCGACGACGCGGAAGTAGGCGACGGCGGAGACGTCGACGCTCACGTTGTCCCGGGTGATGATCCCCTGGGACTGGATGGGCATGGTGACGATCCGCAGCGAGACACGGTGCAGCACGTCGACGAACGGGATCATGATCCGCAGCCCGGGGTCGCGCTCGCCGATGACGCGGCCGAGCCGGAACAACACGCCCTGCTCGTACTGCTGGACGATCCGCACGGCCAGCGCCAGGCCGACGAGGACCACCACGAGCACCACCGCGAGGACGGCGAGCACGGTGGTCATCAGCGCTCGACGTGCAGGTGGTCGGTGACCCCGAGGACGCCAGGAGCCGACCAGCACGCCTGCTCGGCCTGGCGGCGCTCGCCCCAGGAGCGCACGGTGCCGGTGAGGGTGACCATGCCGGCGGAGTCCGCGGTGACGGTGACGGTGCGGCCGTCCACCTGGGCGTTGCGCACGAGGGCCTCGCCGATCTCGGCCCGGATGCCGGCCGTCGCGATCCCCGGGCTGATGGTGATGAGGTTGAACACGTCGCGCACACCCTTGAGGTAGTGCACGGCGCGGCCGGCCGCCACCCGCTGGTACTGCCAGGTGACGGCTCCGCTCAGGGTCACCACGTGGTCGTGCACGGCCACCCGCACGGTGGGCGGGACGTTGACGGCCCGCTCGATCGCCTCGCCCGCCTCCCGGGCCACGTCGGTGTCGTTGGCCGCGCCGGAGGTGGTGCGCACGGTCATCTGGTCGGCCACGCCGTTCGCGCCGCGGACCCGCTGGGCGGCCTTCACCGCGAGCCGCTTCTCGGGGAAGCTGCCGACCTCCCCGGAGAGCGTGACGGCGCCCTCGGACGCCGCGACCCCGATGTGGGTGGCGTCGACGTCCTTGACCCAGATCAGCTCGGAGACGACGGCCGCCTGCAGCTCGGCGTCGGTGGGGACGGGAGGGGAGGTGGACTGCGCGGCGGTGGTCATGGGTCGAGCCTGCTCGGCACGCCCGGTGTGCAGCAGGGCCCAAGGTCCCGTGCCAGGGGGTCCTGGGCCTCCCCCGCGGTGCGGGCCGTTCGCCTCCCCCGCGGTGCGGGCCGTTCGCCTCCCCCGCGGTGCGGGCCGTTCGCCTCTGCCGCGGGGCCGTCGCCGCGCCCAGGCTCGGTGCGTGACGAGCACAGAGCAGGACCGGGCCGTGGTGGTGGGCGTCGACGGCGCGGAGAGCGCGGACCTGGCGGTGCACTGGGGTGCGGCCGAGGCCGTCCGGCGCGAGGTGCCGCTCCGGCTGGTCACGGCCTTCCCCTGGCGGCCGGGCGAGAGCGGGCACCTGCAGCACGGTGACGCCTACCGCCGTGAGCTTCTGCACGAGCGTGAGCTCCACCTCGCCCGGGTCGCGCAGGAGGTGGGCGAGGTCGTCCCCGACGTGGACGTGAGCCACCGGGTGGTGGTGGGCGAGCCGATCGCCGTCCTCGGGGCGGAGTCCCGCCGGGCGGGGACGCTCGTGATCGGCGACCGTGGGCTCGGCGCCCTGGCCGGGGTGCTGGTGGGTTCGAGCGCGGTGGCCCTGGCCCGGGGTGCGGGCTGCCCGGTGGTCGTGGTGCGGGGCGACGGTGCTCCGGCGGCCGACCTGCCCGTGGTGGTCGGCGTGGACGGCACCCCGACCAGCGAGGACGCGCTGGCCTTCGCCTTCGACGCCGCCTCCTCCCGCCGGGTGCCGCTGGTGGCCGTGCACGCGTGGTGGGCGGACCTCCACCCCACGCTGCAGCGGCAGTCGGACCTGCGCGCGACCCTGGAGACCGAGGGGGAGCTGCTCGCCGAGCGGCTGGCGGGGTGGTCGGAAAAGTACCCCGCGGTGACCGTCTCGCGCGTGCTGTCGCGACGGCCCGCCACCGAGGTCCTGCTGGCCCAGGGCGCCCACGCCCAGCTCGTGGTGGTCGGCTGCGGCGGCCGGGGTGCGCTGGCCGGCCTGGTGCTGGGCTCGGTGAGCCAGGCGCTGCTGCACCACTGCGCGTGTCCCGTCGCCGTGGTCCGGCCCAGGGGCTGAGCCGTGGTCCGGCCCAGGGGCTGAGCCGTTCAGGTCCGCCGCAGGTCCGCCCCGTAGACGGCGGCCTGCGTGCGGCGCTGCATGCCGAGCTTGGCGAAAAGCCCCGACACGTAGTTCTTGACGGTCTTCTCCGACAGGAACAGGGCGCTGCCGATCTCGCGGTTGGTGAGGCCGTCGGCGATGAGGTTGAGCACCTCCCGCTCGCGGTCGGTCAGGGAGGCGAGGCGGGGATCGCTGGGCTCGCCCTCGCGCAGCCGGGTGAGCAGCCGCTCGGTGACGGCAGGGTCCAGCAGGGACTTGCCCGCGGCCACCTGGCGGATCGCGTCCACCAGCGAGGTCCCGCGGATCTCCTTGAGCAGGTAGCCCGCGGCGCCGGCCATCACGGCGGCGAAGATCGCGTCGTCGTCGTCGTAGGAGGTGAGGATGAGGCAGCGCACCGCCGGGGCGGAGGCACGCAGGTCCCGGCACACGTCGATGCCGGAGCCGTCGGGCAGGCGGGCGTCCAGCAGCGCGACGTCCGGCTGTGCGGCGGGGATGCGGCGGACGGCCTCGGCCGCGGTCGCCGCCTCCCCCACGATGGTGATGCCAGGTTCCTCGGTGAGCAGGTCTGCGATGCCGCGGCGCACCATCTCGTGGTCGTCGAGGAGGAAGACGCCGATGGTCTTCTCGGTGGCGGCGGTCAGGCGAGCGGGATCGTCCACGTCAGCCGGGTCCCTTCGTGGTGCGGTCGGGTGGGGGTCTCGGTGCCGGGCTCCAGCAGGAGGGTGCCGCCGTGCTGCTCGGCGCGACACCGCAGGTTGGCCAGACCGCTGCGGCGGGTCGCACCGCCGAGCCCGGTGCCGTCGTCGAGCACCACGAGGCTGAGCCTGGTGGTGCTGGCGAGCAGGTCGACCTCGACGTGCTCGGCGCCGGCGTGCCGGGCGGCGTTGGTGAGGGCCTCCCGGAGCACGGCGACGAGGTCGTCGACCACCGGCTCGGGGACCACGGCGTCGATCGGCCCCCGGAAGCGCAGGTGCGGCTCGCACCCCAGCAGCGGGCCCACCTCGGCCGCCACGGTCAGCAGGCGGGTGCGCACCGTGCTCGTCGCCGGCCCGAGCGAGCCGCGCAGCGCGAAGATGGACGTGCGGGTCTGCCGGATGGTGTCGTCGATGTCGGTGACCACGCGGTGCAGCCGCTGGGCCCGGGGGTCGTCGTCGAGGCCGGAGGCGACGCTCTGCACGGTGAGCCCCAGGGCGAACAGTCGCTGGATGACGTGGTCGTGCAGGTCCCGGGCGATCCGGTCACGGTCGGTGAGCAGCGCGATGCGCTGCTGGTCGGTGCGGGCATCGGCGAGCTCGAGGGCCACGGCGGCGTGGTCGGCGAAGGTGCTGGCCATCTCGAGGTCCGCGGGGGTGAACAGGTGCCGACCGCGGCGCCGTCCGATGGACAGCACGCCCCGTGCCCGGGCCGGTCCCCCGAGCGGCAGGCACATGCCCGGCCCGACGGTCACCGCGTCGACCACCTGGGCGGTGAAGCGCTCGTCGGTCTGGGCGTCCTCCACCAGCACGGGCGCCCCGGACTCCAGCGTCAGTCCCACCACGCTGCCCTCCAGAGGGAACGTGCGGGCGGTCAGCTCGGCGGCGCCGTCCCCTGCGGCCACCTCGATGATGACCCGCCGCCCGTCGGGGGTCGGCAGCAGCACGGTGACCACGTCCGCGTCGGCGATGTCCCGCGCGAGCCGGGCGATGACCTCCAGCGGGTCCTCCCCGTCCACCGAGAGGAGCTGACGGGTCACCTCGGTGGACGCCTGCAGCCAGGCCTGGCGGCGCTGGGCGTCGGCGTAGAGCCGCGCGTTCTCGATGGCCACCCCGGCGGTGGCCGCGAGCGCGGAGACCAGCTCGGTGTCCTCGGCGGTGAAGTCCCCGTCCAAGCGCTCGGCCAGGTAGAGGTGGCCGAAGACGACGTCGCGGACCCGGACGGGCACCCCGAGGAACGTGCTCATCGGCGGGTGGTGCTCCGGGAAGCCCACCGAGCGGATGTCGTCGGACATCTCGTGCAGCCGGATCGGGCGCGGGTCGTCGATGAGGGCGCCGAGCAGTCCCTTCCCCTCCGGCAGGTGACCGATCCGCGCGACGGTGGCCTCGTCCATGCCGACGGTGACGAACTCCGCCAGCCCGCCGGACGCGTCGAGCACGCCCAGGGCGCCGTACCGGGCCTGCGAGAGCTCGCAGGCGGCCGCGACCACGTGCCGCAGCAGCACCGGCAGGGACAGGTCGGCCACCACGGCCTGGTTGGCCTTGAGCAGGCCACGCAGCCGCCCCTGGGTGGCCTGCACGTCCTGGGCACGGTCGATCAGCTGCACCAGAAGCTCGTCGAGGCCGAGCTTGGACCCGTCTGCGGCCGCGGTCACGCCGTCTCGCTCAGCACGTCGACGAGGCGGCGCCGACGCGTGGCGGGGACCTCACCGGCGCGGCCCACGCGCACCAGCGTCTGCGGGTGCATCACCAGCCCGAGCCCGGCACGCAGCGCGGCGTTGGTCTCCGCCACCTCGATGACCTGCATGAGCGTGCTGGCCGCGAAGCCGGCGACCGTCAGCTCGAGCAGCACCCGCTCCAGCGCCTCACCGGCGCGCAGCCACTCCAGCTGCGACTCGTGCCGCGTCCCCAGCACCATCAGCGCGCCGGTCGTCGGGTCGTCCTGGCCGGTCAGCAGACCCATCCCGCGGGTGTCGGGCCCTCGTCCGGTCCGGGGCGGCAGCGCCGAGACCGGTACACCGTCGGTGCGGCCGACGTCGCCGCCGGTCCACGCCGCGAGCTCGTGGCGGTAGCCGGGCACCGCGTCCTGCACCTCGTCAGCCCGTCGGCTCAGCCGGGAGGCGGTCCGGCCCTGGGCCGCGTCCAGGACCCGGAGCTCGGCCCCCTCGTCC contains these protein-coding regions:
- a CDS encoding response regulator; the protein is MVRRGIADLLTEEPGITIVGEAATAAEAVRRIPAAQPDVALLDARLPDGSGIDVCRDLRASAPAVRCLILTSYDDDDAIFAAVMAGAAGYLLKEIRGTSLVDAIRQVAAGKSLLDPAVTERLLTRLREGEPSDPRLASLTDREREVLNLIADGLTNREIGSALFLSEKTVKNYVSGLFAKLGMQRRTQAAVYGADLRRT
- a CDS encoding universal stress protein, which codes for MSTQPTPANEPGRVVVGVDGSPSSLAALRWAARVGGALGLELDAVTSWEFPASYGMAGGIGGWDPEVDAGAILASAVDTAFGGPGPAGLRTHVRRGRPAPVLIAASHHAELLVVGSRGHGGFAGLLLGSVSAQCAEHSACPVVVVHGDETDAAGPAPR
- a CDS encoding BON domain-containing protein, translated to MTTAAQSTSPPVPTDAELQAAVVSELIWVKDVDATHIGVAASEGAVTLSGEVGSFPEKRLAVKAAQRVRGANGVADQMTVRTTSGAANDTDVAREAGEAIERAVNVPPTVRVAVHDHVVTLSGAVTWQYQRVAAGRAVHYLKGVRDVFNLITISPGIATAGIRAEIGEALVRNAQVDGRTVTVTADSAGMVTLTGTVRSWGERRQAEQACWSAPGVLGVTDHLHVER
- a CDS encoding sensor histidine kinase, whose protein sequence is MTAAADGSKLGLDELLVQLIDRAQDVQATQGRLRGLLKANQAVVADLSLPVLLRHVVAAACELSQARYGALGVLDASGGLAEFVTVGMDEATVARIGHLPEGKGLLGALIDDPRPIRLHEMSDDIRSVGFPEHHPPMSTFLGVPVRVRDVVFGHLYLAERLDGDFTAEDTELVSALAATAGVAIENARLYADAQRRQAWLQASTEVTRQLLSVDGEDPLEVIARLARDIADADVVTVLLPTPDGRRVIIEVAAGDGAAELTARTFPLEGSVVGLTLESGAPVLVEDAQTDERFTAQVVDAVTVGPGMCLPLGGPARARGVLSIGRRRGRHLFTPADLEMASTFADHAAVALELADARTDQQRIALLTDRDRIARDLHDHVIQRLFALGLTVQSVASGLDDDPRAQRLHRVVTDIDDTIRQTRTSIFALRGSLGPATSTVRTRLLTVAAEVGPLLGCEPHLRFRGPIDAVVPEPVVDDLVAVLREALTNAARHAGAEHVEVDLLASTTRLSLVVLDDGTGLGGATRRSGLANLRCRAEQHGGTLLLEPGTETPTRPHHEGTRLTWTIPLA
- a CDS encoding GAF and ANTAR domain-containing protein encodes the protein MTIMDEGSGQDEALDATAEEDADLRVSLAGLASLATGEMTLSAMLTHVAEFAVAAIPGADGAGVTLMQRGRADTIVASADFVREVDAVQYGIGEGPCITAAAEGVTVRSGALGTDATWPRFGARVRKMGVHSALSLPLVTPLGILGAMNVYAHAEHAFDDRAVELGELFAVPAAVSVQNATVLAQALELAGQLQRALGTRAVIDQALGILMSRSGAGADEAFVTLTTLSQRENRKLAVVAQRLVDDAVRRARARHARA
- a CDS encoding slipin family protein, which produces MTTVLAVLAVVLVVVLVGLALAVRIVQQYEQGVLFRLGRVIGERDPGLRIMIPFVDVLHRVSLRIVTMPIQSQGIITRDNVSVDVSAVAYFRVVDAVKSVVAIENVYSAIDQIAQTTLRKVVGQHTLDETLSETDRINTDIRQILDVATVEWGVEVTLVELKDIQLPDSMKRAMARQAEAEREKRAKIISAEGEHLAAAALGDASDIMAAHPLALQLRTLQSLVEIGVDKNTTVVFPAPLMSTIAELGTFLTHETAAAVAALPVTPAAPVVPETGTHDNGHLHEPIRLAELGKF
- a CDS encoding pyridoxamine 5'-phosphate oxidase family protein, with the translated sequence MTTETVPGLEVLTRAECLRMLAGAPTGWLVFSTPLRPRMTLVNVALHGEDVLVRTGPGEAVLAAENGLVMTIGVSAMDEVNRTGWSVTVTGTARLLDPVVESADGAAPHPWAPGLKNQVLAVCAEDVTGRRVTARPLLGVGEACSGWWG
- a CDS encoding Acg family FMN-binding oxidoreductase; the protein is MPQLARTTALRRAAVQAVRAPSVHNTQPWRLRLTPDSLEVHADWSRRLSVLDGHGRQVLMSCGCALLNAQVAIAAAGRTCRVERVPDPARPDLLARVVLLDEPPAGSAPSTDALARLDVAVDARRTTRTPFTGDPPPAALLVRLVGAAADEGAELRVLDAAQGRTASRLSRRADEVQDAVPGYRHELAAWTGGDVGRTDGVPVSALPPRTGRGPDTRGMGLLTGQDDPTTGALMVLGTRHESQLEWLRAGEALERVLLELTVAGFAASTLMQVIEVAETNAALRAGLGLVMHPQTLVRVGRAGEVPATRRRRLVDVLSETA
- a CDS encoding universal stress protein gives rise to the protein MSTRVPELVHSPRFPAPVELGRRVVVGVDGDPAGLAALRFAAVEAAHRGGDVLAVHVWHHPASWGISATTWGYAGVRLPDGEPARHILAALQASVELVLAERAAAGEPVVVITAEVVEGVDARTLHSVARGASLLVLGARHHSRLLGSVSLAVVGHPPCPVAVVPPPHPVTVVVPRSAVDPG
- a CDS encoding universal stress protein, with amino-acid sequence MTSTEQDRAVVVGVDGAESADLAVHWGAAEAVRREVPLRLVTAFPWRPGESGHLQHGDAYRRELLHERELHLARVAQEVGEVVPDVDVSHRVVVGEPIAVLGAESRRAGTLVIGDRGLGALAGVLVGSSAVALARGAGCPVVVVRGDGAPAADLPVVVGVDGTPTSEDALAFAFDAASSRRVPLVAVHAWWADLHPTLQRQSDLRATLETEGELLAERLAGWSEKYPAVTVSRVLSRRPATEVLLAQGAHAQLVVVGCGGRGALAGLVLGSVSQALLHHCACPVAVVRPRG
- a CDS encoding Acg family FMN-binding oxidoreductase is translated as MIDELIDRNTLHAALELACRAPSVHNTQPWTWELTDHSISLHADLHRWLPATDPDGRDLVVSCGAALHHLVVALASVGVRASVHRLPNPDEPDHLASVELRHGRGTDEEVVRGADVGRRCSDRRPFRAWPVPAETLAALREAAENQGALVRVLGRTGDRTRMLADARAADVAQAATPGYEGELALWSGRTADSEGVPAANLTGTSGHPHGVGRRFAAGTLQDTEHDVDGAELLVIGTSSDDRLAQLRAGEALSAVLLAATHAGLASCPLSQVLEVPTTRRALRDGVLGGSVEPQVVVRVGWASSGPELPTTPRRPLHEVLTTV